The following nucleotide sequence is from Paenibacillus odorifer.
TACGGTGTCCAAGGTGTTGAACAAGAACGGGAGAATTAGCGATAAGACACGGGAGAAGGTTCATCGGATCATGGAGGAGCTGAATTACCAGCCGAGTCTGGTGGCCTCTGCGCTGACGAGTCGCCGAACGGGAACAATCGGGCTGATGATTCCCGATATTTCTAACCCCTTTTTTGCTGAGGCGGCCCGAGGTATTGAGGATTATGCTCAGGAGCAGGGAAGCGACTTAATTGTATGCAGTACAGACCGGGATGATGAGAAGGCGGCCCGGTATATCTCACTGCTCCTGCGCAAACGGGTGGACGGTATAATCATTGCTTCTCATACAGGGAATCCGGATATGGTCCGCCGCCTGCTGGCTGATCACGTGCCGCTTGTGTTATTTTCGGCTGATATCCGGACGATGGAGAGTAACAGCGTCACGGTGGATGACTATAAGGGAGGCTATCAGGCGACAGAATATCTGTTGTCCTTGGGCCATCGCAGGCTCGGCGTTATCTCTGACAATTTACCGGGGAGTAAGCTGCGCGTGGAAGGCTTTATGGATGCGCTCAAGGCAGCAGGTGTTGGCTTTGACAATCCGGCTAATCTCACGCATACCTCAGCCACGCTGGAGAACGGCCGCAAAGCGGCTGCCGCGATGCTGGCTCAGGCGCAGGAAGACCGGCCGACCGCGATATTCGCTTGCAACGATCTGCTCGCGATTGGGATATTGAAGGAGGCGCGCAGCGCAGGCTTGTCAATTCCCCGTGATCTGTCCGTAGTGGGTTTTGACAATACAATGCTGGCTGAAATTTGCCATCCTACCTTGACCAGCATTGCTCAGCCTCTGCGTGAGATGACGGAACAGGCGATGATTCTGCTGAACGAATCTATCGACAATCCCGATAGTCCTAAGCGCAAGATCATGCTGATGCCGGAACTGATAGTCCGCCATTCCACTGGACCGGCACCGCATTAGGAAGACACAAACTCTACAAACGGAGTAAGAACGCCGACTCCTATCTGAAGACCTGTACTTCGCTTAGCGGCGAGGAACAGGTCTTTTCTTTGTTTTTTTCTGGTACATGAGTTCAGATCCCAACTTCGTTTAAGTTCAGGATTGCCAAACTCCAATTTCTAAACTATACTAATGGAAATTAGGTTAAGCGCTTAACCCACCCCCGATGATTGTTGTATCTCATTAATCCATTTCACTGAAGTTTTCTCAAGGAGGCGTCATAATGAACGGTTTACAGTTCGATCCTGCACGACCGCTGGATTTAATCGCTGTCGGTCGGCTCTGTATTGACTTGAACGCTAATGAAACCGGAAGACCAATGGAAGAGACACTGACCTTTACCAAATATGTTGGCGGCTCTCCTGCCAATATCATAATTGGAGCAGCACGGCTAGGGATGCGCACTGGCTTTATCGGTAAGATATCCGATGATCAGATGGGCCGTTTTATCCGAACTTATCTGCAAAGGAATGGCATTGACGATAGCCAGGTGAGTGTTGACCAGACTGGTGCAGTGACTGGGCTTGCTTTTACTGAAATAAAGAGCCCTCAGGAGTGCAGCATTCTGATGTACCGGGATCATGTGGCTGATTTGCTGCTGAGTACGGAGGAGATCTCGGAAGAGTATATTCGGAAGTCCAAGGCACTGCTGATCTCAGGTACTGCACTGGCACAAAGTCCGTCCCGTGAGGCTGTGTTTGTCGCTTTGGAGTTCGCCCGCAAGCACAATGTCACTGTATTTTTTGATCTCGATTACCGCCCCTATACGTGGAAGTCAGCCGCAGAAACAGCGGTTTATTATAATCTGGCAGCTGAGAAATGCGATTGTATCATCGGTACCCGTGAGGAATTTAATATGATGGAGAGCCTGTACAATGTAACAGATGCAGATGACGAAGCAACAGTTAACCGCTGGTTCTCGCACCAAGCAAAGCTGGTCGTTATCAAGCATGGCGGGAGTGGTTCAATCTCCTACACGGCGGATGGGCAGAAGCATCGGAGTGGTATTTTTCCCGCTAAAGTATTGAAGACATTTGGAGCCGGAGATTCTTACGCCTCAGCCTTTATTCACAGTCTAATGCGGGGGGAAAGCGTGGGTGAGGCCATGCGCCGCGGCAGCGCGTCGGCATCCATTGTCATCTCCCGCCACAGCTGTTCGGATGCCATG
It contains:
- a CDS encoding LacI family DNA-binding transcriptional regulator, with amino-acid sequence MKPTIYDVAREAGVSIATVSKVLNKNGRISDKTREKVHRIMEELNYQPSLVASALTSRRTGTIGLMIPDISNPFFAEAARGIEDYAQEQGSDLIVCSTDRDDEKAARYISLLLRKRVDGIIIASHTGNPDMVRRLLADHVPLVLFSADIRTMESNSVTVDDYKGGYQATEYLLSLGHRRLGVISDNLPGSKLRVEGFMDALKAAGVGFDNPANLTHTSATLENGRKAAAAMLAQAQEDRPTAIFACNDLLAIGILKEARSAGLSIPRDLSVVGFDNTMLAEICHPTLTSIAQPLREMTEQAMILLNESIDNPDSPKRKIMLMPELIVRHSTGPAPH
- the iolC gene encoding 5-dehydro-2-deoxygluconokinase, encoding MNGLQFDPARPLDLIAVGRLCIDLNANETGRPMEETLTFTKYVGGSPANIIIGAARLGMRTGFIGKISDDQMGRFIRTYLQRNGIDDSQVSVDQTGAVTGLAFTEIKSPQECSILMYRDHVADLLLSTEEISEEYIRKSKALLISGTALAQSPSREAVFVALEFARKHNVTVFFDLDYRPYTWKSAAETAVYYNLAAEKCDCIIGTREEFNMMESLYNVTDADDEATVNRWFSHQAKLVVIKHGGSGSISYTADGQKHRSGIFPAKVLKTFGAGDSYASAFIHSLMRGESVGEAMRRGSASASIVISRHSCSDAMPTLDELEAFLLSNEEITSGAE